From Pectinophora gossypiella chromosome 16, ilPecGoss1.1, whole genome shotgun sequence, one genomic window encodes:
- the LOC126373594 gene encoding uncharacterized protein LOC126373594 isoform X1 → MVLLGTYYLDSAFGLLRGAARRGLQLEALNNLTLQNIFVNLCKACQVRTMSCIPPSAFSAGRIRQTQRDSDMKLSNTSKGPGSEPKYFNTAFTELTPLKYNSKLMNSIWGFYNRYSPHNVKKVNDAFSFNVECQQSAGNSTNKSDSVITLPSPKLENVWGAMNVPQSH, encoded by the exons ATGGTGCTACTTGGCACATACTACTTGGACAGCGCTTTCGGCCTCCTTCGGGGCGCGGCCAGAAGAGGCCTCCAGCTCGAAGCGCTCAACAACTTGACGCTACAGAACATATTCGTCAATCTGTGTAAAG CTTGTCAAGTACGGACGATGTCGTGCATCCCTCCGTCGGCGTTCTCCGCGGGCCGCATCCGGCAGACTCAGCGCGACAGCGACATGAAGCTCTCCAACACCAGCAAGGGGCCTGGCAGCGAGCCCAAGTACTTCAACACTGCCT TCACTGAACTAACACCGTTGAAATACAATAGCAAGTTGATGAACAGCATCTGGGGATTCTACAACCGGTACTCGCCACATAACGTGAAGAAAGTCAACGATGCTTTCTCTTTCAATGTGGAGTGCCagca ATCTGCTGGTAACTCCACTAACAAGAGTGACTCTGTCATCACTCTGCCCTCTCCCAAACTAGAGAATGTCTGGGGAGCTATGAACGTCCCACAATCTCACTAA
- the LOC126373594 gene encoding uncharacterized protein LOC126373594 isoform X2, whose product MSCIPPSAFSAGRIRQTQRDSDMKLSNTSKGPGSEPKYFNTAFTELTPLKYNSKLMNSIWGFYNRYSPHNVKKVNDAFSFNVECQQSAGNSTNKSDSVITLPSPKLENVWGAMNVPQSH is encoded by the exons ATGTCGTGCATCCCTCCGTCGGCGTTCTCCGCGGGCCGCATCCGGCAGACTCAGCGCGACAGCGACATGAAGCTCTCCAACACCAGCAAGGGGCCTGGCAGCGAGCCCAAGTACTTCAACACTGCCT TCACTGAACTAACACCGTTGAAATACAATAGCAAGTTGATGAACAGCATCTGGGGATTCTACAACCGGTACTCGCCACATAACGTGAAGAAAGTCAACGATGCTTTCTCTTTCAATGTGGAGTGCCagca ATCTGCTGGTAACTCCACTAACAAGAGTGACTCTGTCATCACTCTGCCCTCTCCCAAACTAGAGAATGTCTGGGGAGCTATGAACGTCCCACAATCTCACTAA
- the LOC126373596 gene encoding uncharacterized protein LOC126373596: MYKSLEMFQKSRQLLRNTTKLYARQIFLYSTEKPATSSSSEGIVLSDTCVKRLKELCDDNKTFLRLCVESGGCSGFQYKFDLDDKLAEDDRVFERDGVKVVTDETSLELIKGSTIDYHTELIRSAFRVVKNPNADVGCSCGASFSIKLD, encoded by the exons ATGTACAAATCGTTAGAAATGTTTCAGAAGTCAAGACAATTGTTAAGGAATACTACAAAGTTATATGCGAGGCAGATTTTTTTGTATTCGACTGAAAAACCTGCTACTTCGTCGTCTTCTGAAGGAATTGTTCTAAGTGATACCTGTGTGAAAAGGTTGAAAGAGTTGTGTGATGataataaaacctttttaagACTGTGCGTGGAGAGTGGAGGCTGTTCAGGTTTCCAATACAAGTTTGATTTGGACGACAAGTTGGCAGAAGATGATAG AGTTTTCGAAAGAGATGGAGTGAAAGTGGTTACAGATGAGACCTCATTGGAACTTATCAAGGGATCAACTATAGACTACCACACAGAACTAATTAGATCCGCATTCCGAGTTGTTAAGAATCCTAATGCTGATGTTGGGTGTTCATGTGGAGCCAGCTTCTCAATCAAACTGGATTAG